A genomic segment from Desulfurella amilsii encodes:
- a CDS encoding FAD-dependent oxidoreductase, with amino-acid sequence MRKKDFDVVIVGAGPAGLAAGYVLAKAKVNVAIIERGTFPGAKNVMGGIFYRKALDDLIPEFYKEAPLERHIIEQKMWFISEDSVFSTGIKSEKFDKEPYNCFSVFRAKFDKWFAQKVQEAGALIINETVVKDPIIENGKVIGIRTDRPDGDLYCDCVIAADGVNSFLAKSLGLREKITPNKVAVAVKEIIGLPENVINDRFGVSSDSEGVTIEITGPFFEGMESMGFIYTNKNSLSVGVGTIIEDLIEHKVNPNDLIEKFKAHPAIAPLIAGGETKEYLAHMIPEGGYYTVPKLYTDGFMAVGDAAMLVNSVHREGSNLAIESGKLAARTYLEARDKNDFSAKVLSAYQTKMEGSFVLKDLKMYRNLPHLLEEKRYLLTKYPQLIIDSMYSIYNVDGVSKPDKIKNIKDKVKKEFGYWNVAKDMFALWRKLG; translated from the coding sequence ATGAGAAAAAAGGATTTTGATGTTGTTATAGTGGGTGCTGGGCCAGCTGGATTGGCCGCAGGGTATGTGCTAGCTAAAGCAAAGGTTAATGTTGCGATTATTGAGCGCGGCACATTTCCTGGTGCAAAAAACGTGATGGGTGGTATTTTTTATAGAAAAGCTTTAGATGATTTAATCCCAGAATTTTACAAAGAAGCCCCCCTAGAAAGGCACATAATCGAGCAAAAGATGTGGTTTATCTCAGAGGATTCCGTCTTTTCTACGGGCATTAAAAGCGAAAAATTTGATAAAGAACCATACAATTGCTTTAGCGTATTTAGAGCTAAATTTGATAAGTGGTTTGCTCAGAAAGTCCAAGAAGCTGGCGCATTAATCATAAATGAAACAGTAGTAAAAGACCCAATTATTGAAAATGGTAAAGTTATTGGTATTAGAACCGATAGGCCAGATGGTGATTTGTACTGCGATTGTGTTATAGCAGCTGACGGTGTAAACTCGTTTCTGGCAAAATCTTTAGGTCTTAGAGAAAAAATCACTCCAAATAAAGTGGCAGTAGCCGTAAAAGAAATTATCGGTTTGCCGGAAAATGTGATTAATGACAGGTTTGGCGTATCAAGTGATTCAGAGGGCGTTACAATCGAAATTACAGGACCATTTTTTGAAGGTATGGAGTCTATGGGTTTTATTTACACAAATAAGAATTCATTATCTGTAGGTGTAGGTACTATAATTGAGGATTTAATTGAACACAAAGTAAACCCAAATGATTTGATTGAAAAATTCAAAGCACATCCAGCAATTGCACCGTTAATTGCAGGTGGTGAAACAAAAGAATACTTGGCTCACATGATACCAGAAGGCGGCTATTATACTGTGCCAAAACTCTACACAGACGGATTTATGGCAGTTGGCGATGCTGCTATGCTTGTAAACAGTGTACACAGAGAAGGCTCAAACCTTGCAATTGAATCTGGTAAACTCGCTGCACGTACCTACTTGGAAGCAAGAGATAAGAACGATTTTAGTGCAAAAGTATTGAGTGCATACCAAACCAAAATGGAAGGGTCTTTTGTGTTAAAAGATCTTAAAATGTATAGAAACCTGCCTCATTTACTTGAAGAAAAACGCTACTTACTAACAAAATACCCGCAGTTAATTATTGATTCAATGTACAGCATTTACAATGTAGATGGTGTTTCAAAACCCGATAAGATTAAAAATATCAAAGACAAAGTAAAGAAAGAGTTTGGTTATTGGAATGTGGCAAAAGATATGTTTGCATTATGGAGGAAATTAGGATGA
- a CDS encoding electron transfer flavoprotein subunit alpha/FixB family protein: MIKQDIKQYKNVWVFIEHNDGKIERVSLELLSKGAELAKDLNCEVCAFTVGDKVEHFAKEVGEYGAKKFYIIENSVLKEYRTEPWRNAIVYLIDKYKPEVALIGATTLGRDLAGTVATKLSAGLTADTTALDIDPSNKNLLMTRPTFGGNLMATIFCPDNRPQMSTVRPGVFKAVKNQTTPEVIKDKYDITEDQVVKKIIEKVQTGEEKVNLSFYEVIVSGGKGMGKKENLKLLEDLANVLSGTWAVSRKVVQAGWAPQSRQVGQTGQTVHPKIYIAAGISGAVQHVAGMKSSDIIIAINTDPQAPIFEVATYGIVGDCLQILPKMAEMFKQKLVK; encoded by the coding sequence ATGATTAAGCAAGATATTAAACAGTATAAAAATGTGTGGGTTTTTATAGAACACAATGATGGTAAAATTGAGAGAGTTTCTCTTGAGTTATTAAGTAAAGGCGCAGAACTTGCAAAAGACCTTAATTGCGAGGTATGTGCATTTACCGTTGGTGATAAGGTTGAGCATTTTGCAAAAGAAGTCGGTGAATATGGTGCGAAAAAATTTTATATAATCGAAAATTCTGTGTTAAAAGAATACAGGACAGAACCTTGGAGAAATGCAATAGTATATTTAATTGATAAGTATAAGCCAGAAGTGGCTTTAATTGGGGCTACTACACTTGGTAGAGATTTAGCAGGTACAGTTGCAACAAAGCTATCCGCTGGTTTAACTGCTGACACTACAGCTCTAGATATTGATCCATCGAATAAAAATCTTTTAATGACACGTCCTACATTTGGCGGTAATTTGATGGCTACAATATTTTGCCCTGACAACAGGCCCCAGATGTCCACAGTAAGGCCTGGTGTTTTTAAAGCTGTGAAAAACCAAACGACGCCAGAAGTAATAAAAGACAAATACGACATTACAGAAGATCAGGTAGTCAAAAAAATCATTGAAAAAGTTCAAACAGGCGAAGAAAAAGTAAACTTGAGTTTTTACGAGGTAATAGTTTCTGGTGGTAAGGGTATGGGTAAAAAAGAAAACCTGAAATTACTTGAAGATTTAGCAAATGTACTAAGTGGTACTTGGGCTGTGTCGCGTAAAGTGGTTCAGGCTGGTTGGGCACCACAATCAAGACAGGTTGGTCAGACTGGTCAGACGGTTCACCCAAAAATTTATATTGCAGCAGGCATTTCTGGTGCTGTGCAGCACGTAGCGGGTATGAAATCCTCGGATATCATAATTGCAATAAATACAGATCCTCAAGCACCAATATTTGAAGTGGCTACATATGGAATTGTTGGTGATTGTTTGCAGATATTACCAAAAATGGCAGAAATGTTTAAACAAAAGTTGGTTAAATAG
- the modD gene encoding ModD protein: MYFLQDDIERLINDDIPYSDLTTDVLGLDGNCEAEFIARQDLVVCATEEAKRVLECFDILVRGFVPSGALLKKGDFLLKASGDFKNVQKSYRICSNLLEHACGLATKTKNFVDLAKSINPNIRIATTRKAFPFAKKLVIKAILSGGANVHRLGLSETILIFKEHIMFMGGFDKLISKIDEIKRSAYDKMVCVEVENLDEAVKLARVGIDFLQLDKFDVEQTRQAVIHLRNINNNIKIAVAGGINDKNILDYVKTGVDSIVTSWLYFAKPSDIGVKFTKVV; this comes from the coding sequence ATGTACTTTTTGCAGGATGATATAGAAAGACTAATAAATGACGATATACCCTATAGTGATTTAACTACAGATGTTTTAGGTTTGGATGGAAATTGCGAAGCAGAGTTTATAGCAAGGCAAGACTTAGTGGTTTGTGCAACCGAAGAAGCAAAAAGAGTGCTTGAGTGTTTTGATATCTTGGTAAGAGGGTTTGTGCCTTCTGGAGCTTTACTTAAAAAGGGCGATTTTTTGTTAAAAGCAAGTGGAGATTTCAAAAATGTACAAAAAAGCTACAGGATCTGTTCTAACTTATTGGAGCATGCTTGTGGATTAGCCACTAAGACAAAAAATTTTGTTGATTTAGCTAAAAGCATTAACCCAAATATAAGAATTGCCACAACCCGCAAAGCCTTTCCATTTGCAAAAAAACTTGTGATAAAGGCTATCTTAAGTGGCGGCGCAAATGTGCACAGATTAGGTTTGTCTGAAACAATTTTAATATTTAAAGAGCACATAATGTTTATGGGTGGATTTGATAAGTTAATTAGCAAAATTGATGAAATCAAACGTTCTGCTTACGATAAAATGGTTTGTGTTGAGGTAGAAAATTTAGATGAGGCAGTCAAGCTTGCAAGGGTAGGTATTGATTTTTTGCAGTTAGACAAGTTTGATGTAGAACAAACAAGGCAAGCCGTGATACACTTGAGAAATATTAATAATAATATTAAAATAGCCGTAGCGGGTGGCATTAATGATAAAAATATCCTAGATTATGTAAAAACAGGCGTTGATTCAATAGTTACTTCATGGTTGTATTTTGCAAAACCCTCTGATATTGGTGTAAAATTTACAAAAGTTGTTTAA
- a CDS encoding ferredoxin family protein: MRIEDKLYLIGYNVDEEGSHLGVSDPEACKKCQGRPCTYVCPASVYSYDEEEQKLSINYDACVECGTCRIACDYITWRYPRGGFGVAYKFG, from the coding sequence ATGAGGATAGAAGATAAATTATACTTGATAGGTTATAATGTAGACGAAGAAGGCTCTCATCTTGGTGTAAGCGATCCTGAGGCTTGCAAAAAGTGTCAAGGCAGGCCTTGCACTTATGTTTGTCCAGCTAGCGTTTATTCTTATGATGAAGAAGAGCAAAAATTATCTATAAACTACGATGCATGTGTAGAATGTGGCACTTGCAGGATTGCCTGCGATTATATTACCTGGAGATACCCAAGGGGCGGTTTTGGTGTTGCATACAAATTTGGATAG
- a CDS encoding electron transfer flavoprotein subunit beta/FixA family protein, translated as MHSLVFIKQVPDAAQVRVDYETGTLIREGVPAIINPFDTHAIEAAVQIKDKFGGSVSVLCMGPPMADEALKKALAMGADNVFLLSDRVFAGSDTLATSYALWAGAQKVIQEIGPVDIFWAGKQAIDGDTAQTGPGIATRLDVPLVTYAVEVKEVDPSAKKIKIVRLLEGGTETIEVPMPCMITTEETLNHIRFAPLSYLIKAAKTPVVLLNSSNTTIDASQCGLKNSPTKVKKAFTPPKRERGEMIEGSLDEIISAVYEKIEPMLKQLGRV; from the coding sequence GTGCATTCATTAGTTTTCATTAAGCAAGTTCCAGATGCGGCTCAAGTAAGGGTTGATTATGAAACTGGAACTCTCATAAGAGAAGGTGTTCCAGCTATTATAAACCCTTTTGACACGCATGCTATTGAAGCAGCAGTCCAGATAAAGGACAAATTTGGTGGTAGTGTATCAGTTTTGTGTATGGGCCCTCCTATGGCAGATGAGGCTTTAAAAAAAGCTCTTGCTATGGGTGCAGATAATGTGTTTTTGTTAAGCGATAGGGTATTTGCAGGATCCGATACCTTAGCGACAAGCTATGCATTATGGGCAGGCGCGCAAAAGGTTATACAAGAAATTGGTCCGGTTGATATATTTTGGGCAGGAAAGCAGGCGATCGATGGCGATACAGCACAAACTGGCCCAGGTATAGCAACGCGTTTGGATGTTCCTTTGGTTACATATGCTGTTGAGGTAAAGGAAGTTGATCCATCAGCAAAAAAAATCAAAATCGTAAGGCTTTTGGAAGGCGGCACTGAAACTATTGAGGTACCGATGCCGTGCATGATTACAACAGAAGAAACGCTCAATCATATAAGATTTGCCCCACTTTCATACCTTATAAAAGCTGCTAAAACTCCTGTCGTTTTGCTTAACTCTAGTAACACTACAATAGATGCTTCTCAGTGTGGTTTAAAAAACTCACCAACAAAAGTTAAAAAAGCATTTACACCACCAAAGAGAGAGCGTGGAGAGATGATCGAGGGTAGCTTAGATGAGATTATAAGTGCAGTTTATGAAAAAATAGAACCAATGCTTAAGCAGTTGGGAAGGGTTTAA